A window of the Brassica oleracea var. oleracea cultivar TO1000 chromosome C1, BOL, whole genome shotgun sequence genome harbors these coding sequences:
- the LOC106330409 gene encoding uncharacterized protein LOC106330409, translating into MVPYPIPPKHLMDPISAEQLAGFRKMVRRLPQKISFKHAWETRPLHMFFKNCRESREEIKALFTEALKPSLKVLPKVDDPGKFVFPCSIVEVEFKEALCDYGSSVNLVSKEIVDELGIVDVEPSQVNLAFANSSMTVLYGTIRNLHAHVGDCVLHTEFQVVEMRNDHEMPLIFGRTFMATVGAIIDMPNKRVSFSNINKKVFYKAAPTISQIRYASCFSVVSGEQLEIVPKKKLGKKGEIKEVLDGDPHIDTKKLSGNVKLNEKVPKKRVKGDPMMTLIPRLCDEKSIEYEVKCKGTSKPFSKVRVILTHELQEKGEAAVKGLLSRVLKLNMSDFGACCGTSPHAQPD; encoded by the coding sequence ATGGTTCCCTATCCAATTCCACCTAAACATTTGATGGATCCTATTAGTGCAGAGCAACTGGCTGGGTTTAGGAAGATGGTAAGAAGGCTTCCTCAAAAGATCTCATTTAAACATGCTTGGGAGACTCGGCCATTGCATATGTTCTTCAAAAATTGCAGAGAATCCCGGGAGGAAATTAAGGCACTCTTTACTGAAGCACTGAAACCATCGCTGAAGGTACTGCCTAAGGTTGATGACCCTGGAAAGTTTGTTTTTCCTTGTTCCATTGTTGAAGTAGAGTTCAAGGAAGCTCTTTGTGATTATGGGTCTAGTGTGAACCTTGTCTCAAAAGAGATTGTAGACGAGCTGGGCATTGTTGATGTTGAGCCTTCTCAGGTGAATCTGGCCTTTGCAAACTCTTCCATGACAGTCCTTTATGGAACCATTCGCAATCTTCATGCCCATGTTGGGGACTGTGTGCTCCATACCGAATTTCAAGTTGTTGAGATGAGGAACGATCATGAGATGCCTTTGATCTTTGGAAGAACATTTATGGCTACAGTGGGAGCAATCATCGACATGCCTAATAAGAGAGTCTCATTCTCCAACATCAACAAGAAGGTTTTCTACAAGGCTGCCCCAACCATATCACAAATCCGATACGCCTCCTGCTTCTCAGTGGTTAGTGGAGAACAGCTGGAAATTGTTCCTAAGAAGAAGCTTGGTAAAAAGGGTGAGATCAAAGAAGTCCTGGATGGAGATCCTCACATTGATACCAAGAAACTTAGTGGGAATGTAAAGCTGAATGAAAAAGTCCCGAAGAAAAGGGTCAAGGGTGATCCTATGATGACTTTGATACCTCGCTTGTGTGATGAAAAATCCATTGAGTATGAGGTAAAGTGTAAGGGTACCTCTAAACCTTTCTCCAAAGTCAGAGTAATTCTCACACATGAACTGCAAGAGAAAGGAGAAGCTGCTGTGAAAGGGTTGTTGAGTAGAGTTTTGAAGCTGAACATGTCTGATTTTGGAGCTTGTTGTGGAACAAGCCCTCATGCTCAACCCGACTGA